The stretch of DNA CTCACTCGCGCTGACCTGGGCGTTCACGACCGGCCCTCGACCGGTCGAGGAGTTTGTGGCGTGTATATGGGTAAACGCCGCGCACCCGACGGCGGTCCAGCACTGCCGCAGGTCCGACGCGAGCGAGCGAGTGTTGGGCCGTAGGCGGGATCAGGTCCACGGCGCGCCGTTGACCTGGGGTGTTTGTATTTCTTGGCTTGCCTCCGGCAGGACGACAGGGACACCCGAGCGCAGCGAGCAGGGAGGGAGGGCGAAGCCCGACCGACCGGGTGTCCAATGGCGCCTTGGACACCCGGACCGAGGCTTGATACCCATAGGGGGTAGGGGTATGATCGGTGGGGACAGGGGCCCCGACGATCATGGACCTGCCTGGGTATCGACCTCGGGCCGGGTGGCCCGTCCCGCTTCACGGCGGTGTGGGCAGGCCGGTGAGCGCAAGCGAGCCCGGCCAGGGCCCCACGGCGACGGGGAGCGGGTCCCGCCGCAGGCGGGGATCTTCATTCCAATCGGCCGACGGAGGAGGGCGAGTCGTGAGCGAAGCGAGCACCGGTGCGACGCGCAAGGGTCGTGCGTCGATGGACATCGACGGTCACCGGTCGGCGGACGGCACCCGTCGGGGGCACTCGCGCTCGCGCAAGAACATCAGCACCGAGGCTCAGCGCAAGACCGCTGGGCCGGAAGCGGTGGCGTGGTACGCCGCGCAGAACCCGGCGGTGAATATCGAGAAGACGTATTTGAACGTCGACCGCGTGAACGATGGTGATGGCGGGTTCCGCGAGACCGGGTCGATCGCCGAGGTGGTCGCCTACGGTGACGCCCGCGAGGAGCGGGTGCGCAAGGGCATCAAGACCGGGGAGCGGTTCGCGGTCACGCAGGTGCACCACCTGCCGTGGTCCTATGTCGAGGAAGACGGCACGTTCTATCAGCCTCGGCACCGCGACGGGACGCCCCGTGTGGACGCGGCCGGGCTGCCCGTGATGCTGCCGCGATACCGGGTCATCCCGGGCATGGAGGAAGAAGCGCAGAAGTACTTCGAGGACTGCCTGGAGTTCGACGCCGCGCTCCTGCCCGATGGGCAGAAGGGCATCCACGGGTACAGCATCCAGTTCGACGAGCACCGCCCGCATCTGCAGGTTCTCATGGACGCGTACTACGAGGCTCCGACGAAGAAGGACGCCGAGAAGATGGAGAACGGCTACAGCCGGGCGTTCGGGAGCCACCGCACCGATCGGCTGGTGCCGGCGGCCACGGACGAGGGCAAGGCCATCTTCAATGCGGACGGCACCCAGAAGATGGTCCGTGAGGGCAACAAGCGGAAATTTTCCCGCTATCACCGAGAGTTCAAGAGCTTCATGGTCGAGCGCGGTCACCAGGTGGAGTTGGAGCGGGACGAGCTGCGGCACGACCGCAAGCTCGAACACGAGGATTTCAAGGACTGGGCGAACGAGATGTTGATCTTGACGCAGGAGACGGTCGAGGTCGAGGTCGACCGCGATCAGGTCGCCCAGCACAGACTGGTCGTCGATGACGTCGCGATCGCGGCCATCGCCACGGCCGAGCGCACGGAGCTTGAGGCCGAGCTGGTGGCCACCGCGACCGTGCAGCAGGCCGAGGAGGTCGCGGCCAGCGCCGAGGATCGGGGCTACCGGCGAGGTTTGTCGAAGGGACGTTCCGAAGGTCGGGCCACTGGTCGCCGTGAGGGTGAGGAGATTACCGCCCGGGCGGAGAAGTCCGCTGAGCACATCCGGAAGGAGGCTGACCGCGTTCGTCGGTTGGCCATCCTTGAGACCCAGCGCCAGGATGCCGAGCACGCCGAGCGCATGGAGGCACTCGACGAAAAGCTTGCGGCGGCGCGTCGGTGGGAGGAGCGGGCGTTCGAGGAGGAGCAGCGCCAGGTCGATCTCAGCGAGGCGGCGCGTCGGACGCTGGGCGAAGCGCAGGTGGCCAAGGACGCGTACGAGGGTGCCGTCGAGCAGATCGAGATCAACAAGTCTGACCTTCCTCATCTGCGCGAGGAGGTCCTGGAGGAGACAAGGATCAAGACGAAGGACGGCGGGCAGAAGAGCCTCGCTGAGATCGCCGACCGAGGCGCGAAGAACAAACTGCTGCGCAAGTACGGTCCGTCGGCTGACGCCTCCATCCTGCTCACCACTCGTGGCCAGGCCGAGCGGAACCGGGCCCGGGCCGCGGAGAAGGTCAAGGGCGTCATGCCCGCTCAGGGCCAGCAGCGCGATCAGCGGTCCTCTCAGGGACAGAAACAGTGACAGGGAGGTGATGGACGCATGGGTATGGGATCTCTGATGACCGGCGGTGGCATAGGCCCGTCGCCGAGCGAGCGGGCGATGGCCGAGCGCTTCGATCGGATCGACGAGCTGCGTGCCGAGGCGCTCGACCTAGAACGGCAAGCCGTCGCCGACCGGCACCCGCCCCTGCGGACGGCTGGTTCGTACTTGCAGATGCTGACCGAGGCCGAAGCAGATGATCTTGAGCGGCGAGCGCTCAGGCTGCGGCGACGCGCCGCAGAGTTGGAATGGGAACTAGGAAAGTGAGATCTGATGAGTGAAGAGGAACAGCGGCACCTCGACCAGCGCCGTACGCGGCGTCTGGAAGCTGCGATGGCCGCCGGTGACGAGCAGGCGATCCAACGTGCCGGTGGCGCGGGCACTGCGGAAGCCAAGGAAGCGCGCCGCAGAGTGCAGGTGCGCCGTGCGGCCCGTGAGGGGCGCCAGAAGCGCGCCGAGCAGATCAAGGCCGAGCAGGCCCAGCGCGAGCAGAAGAAGGCCCAGACGGGCGCTCAGGCGCAGTCGGGCTCTACTGCTCAGGCTGGCCACCGTCCGGCCACCGGTGCCGACCGGCGCCAGCAGGTCGCAGCTCGGGCCGATCAGGCTCGGTCGGCACCGGTGGAGCGCCGGGTGCAGGAGGTCAAGGACATGAACCGTAGGGCCGCTCAGTCGGCCCGTGAGCGCGCCGAGCGGTCGCAGAAAGCGGGTCAGCGAATGTGAGTATCCGTCATCTGGTCGAGACAGAAAACACCCCGTAGAGATGATCTACGGGGTGTTCTTGTATCTGCACTCAGTCGAGCAGGTTGGTCGCCGCGATGTCGACGAGCCGAGCCAGGTGCCCGGCACGGTGTCGCACGAGTAGTCGTCCGTGTCCCTCGGGCGGGACCAGGTCGGCCCGTTCGATTGTGGCCGTCTTGTCCCGGGCGTGTGAGACGTTCCCCGCCGCATCGAGGGACGCGGTCACCCGCTCGGTGGTGGGCGTCATCCAGAGCGCGGCGTCGTACAACTCCGGCTCGGGGGTGTCCGGCAGGATCAACGCGGCGGGGAAAAGGTCGCGCAAGACCTTCAGGCCGACCGCGCCCCACCGCTCCTCGAACTGCGATGTCGCCTGTACGGCCGCGACGATGCGGATGCCCAGACCGCGAGCCTCGCCCACCCAGTTGGACAGTCGCGGCAGGTACGCCGTGGAGGGCAGCTCGTCGATGACCATGAGCAAGGTGTCGATCCGCCCGACGCGCCTGCGCCAGTGATTGACCAGGCTCGTCAGGGTCGCGGTGGCGGCGGGCATGGCGTCGCCGGACAGCGGGGACACAACGTACAAGGTGGCGCCGGGCTGTTCGAGCATCGACGGATGGAAGGGCACCGGACGCTGGCCGGCCACTGGCTCGCGAACCTCGTCGCGGGCCCATGTGCCCAGTGCCACGCCGATGTTGATGCGGATCGAGTCGCGCTGGGCGGCGTCCATCTCCAGTGCGGCGGTCAGCGCTCGGCCGTGCTTGGAGCCGCTGACGGTGCACCGGCGGGCAGCGGTCATCCACGAGGGGGTGTCGTAGTCGGGCTCGGCCCCGCCGTCGGTGGACTCACCGAGGCTGTCTGCGGCTTCGAGGGCCCAAGCGATGCCGCCACCAGGTCGGTCGTGCTCGGTGTCGGGGTCGGAGTAACTGGCCGCAGCGCGCAGGATCGCGGCCAGCGGGCGACGGGCGAGCGACTTCCAGAACGCATCGTTACCGCCGGACCCGCCGGACCCACCGCCGATCGAGCCCACTTCCAGCAACAGGTTCGCCAGGTCGAGGGCGCTGTCGTCGCTGTGCACGAGCCCGGTCGGGTCGCTGGCCACGCGGGTGATCTGCGCGCCGATCTCCTCGTCGCGGACCTCGCCGGACAGGTCCATGAGGTAGCAGGGGCCGCGGGATGCGCGCTTGGCGGCAGTGAGCTCGGCCAAGTCGGCCTTGCTCGACACGGCAACGACCGGGCGCGTGCCCCACATGATGATGTTCGGCCCCAGGCAGGTGCGGCTTTTGCCCGTGCCGGTCGACCCGCTCACCAGAAGGTGCGGTTGCTTGTGGTCGATCGGCCGGTTGCGACTGTCTAGTCCCGCGTATGGGGCGTCCATCACTGGGCGGGTGGTCTTCTTGGCCATGACTCCTCACTTCCCCCAGCGATGTGCGACGGCCTCACGGGCACCGGCACTGAGCCGGTCGGCAGCTTCGTCCTTGGCGACCGCAACAATATCGGCAATCTCGGCACCGGTGAGATTCTCCATTGCGTGCAGTAATAGGGCTCGACCGAGCAGTCCGGCCGTAATTTCTTGGGTATTGGAAATGGTCTGAAGCCTTTTCAATTCATCGCTGGTCAGCGGCACTGTTTGGCGGGTGTTGAGTTTTTGCATTTGGTATCCATCCTTACATCGTTGCAGGTCAAGCCTGGTGTACTCGTTGACTACGATACCCCCCAGGGGTATTGTCGAGTCAATCGAAGCGATGCCCCGGTGGGGCACGGAATGGACCAGGAGGCCGGGATATGGCACGAGAAGGAAAACGTGGATTCGTCAGCGCACGGACGATAGGAATGGTTCTGATTGCGATTGTTTTCATCGGGATCGGTGTATTTGTTGGGATCGAGATCGGTGGATCTCAGGCGTCCGATCAGCGTGACCAGATCGAGAGTTGCTTGCCTATCTCGTCGAGCGCTCAGCTCGCCTACTGCCTGGACGGTGGCGGGAACTGATGACATCTCGATGGGAGCGCGAGCGCAGCGCGTGGGTGCTGGCGCACAGTCGTGCGGGCACCAGCGCCCGCCGCCGAGCCGAGCTTCTGGCTCGTGCGGATCGCAGGGGCCAGCGCGACCAGCACGGCCTGGCTGCCGCCGTCGCACAGGATGAGACGACCGCGCCGCTATGGCGGCGCGTGGCCCTCGGTGAAGGTCGGAGCCCGATCAAGGCGATCACCTACGCGGGAGCCTGCCTCGTCGGCGGGATCGTCGGCGGTGTGGGCGCGGGTATCGGATACGGCGCCTACCGGGGCCTGTGGCAGACCTCGCCGAAGATCGGCCGGCTATGGACCTGGCCGTGGGCTGCGGCGGCGGGCATCGGTGCAGTGAGCCTGCTGGCGCTGGACGTGCCGCTGGGAGTGAGCGTCCAGTTCACCAGGCGCTTCCCGCTCGACCTGGTGCAGATCGGCCCGTGGTGGAGCTGGGCGGGGTGGCAACTAGTGATCGCGCTGGCCACGGTGGCCTGGCTGATCCGGGCATGGGGCTGGGCCGGGGTGCCGAAGAACGCGGCGGTTCGAGATCCGCGCAAGAAGGACGGGAGCTTCAAGGCGACCCCGGACCACGCGAAGGTGGCGCTCGACCCCGAGGACGACATGGACGTGTGGGACCGCATCAAGAAGTGGGCGACAGAGGAGGGGAAATGACCAGCGATCGACCAATCATCACCCGCCTGCACGGTGAGCCGGTATTGCCGACCACGGCTTCCGATTCGGTCGAGCCGGTCTCGGCTCGACACGGAGCGCTCCTCGGCCTGGCCATCGCGGCCGGAGTGCTCGCGGGTATCGCGCTCATCGTCCTGGGCGTCGTTTACGGCGGTCCGTGGCGGTGGGCGGCAGGGGCGGCAACGCTCGCCCTCATCGCGCTGATCGTGGCGCCGGGATTCGTAAAAGACAAGCAGGACAACAACGTTGAAGGAGAGAAGAAATGAGTGAACAGAAGATCGACATCCATGTGCAATCGGGCACGGGCGAGATCTTGCGCATCGTGAGCACGTTGCTGCTTTTCGGCGGTGCTGGCGGTCTCGCGTGGACAGTGGCACAGGGCCCGAATGCGGAAATGGCCGCGTCGGGCTTCTCGATGATGATCGTGATGATGATTCGGTTGGCGTACGGGGCCGGTCGGATCAGCGTGCCCGCTCGGGGACAGAGCACCGACGACTTCGCGGTCACCAAGGGCGTAGTGGCCCAGATGATCGCCGAGTACCAGCGGGCCTTGGCCAAGGCCAACCTGCCGGTCATGACGCTGATTGCTGCGGCGTACGCGATCGCCTTCCTGGTGTTGCGAGCTGGCGTGAGCGCCGCGTTGGGGATATTCAGCAACCTCTACATTGCGGGATTCTCGGCGGCGATGGTCGGTGCGGTCGTCGTGTTCCCGTCGCTGTTGCCGTCGATTCTCGCCTCGCTTAAGCGCAAGGGGGTGGTGACCGATGTGCCGCAGGCACCCGTCGCCTCGGCGACGCCTGCACCCGTGCAGCAGGCCCCGGTCTCTGCGCCGGTTGCGCCCGCGCCGGAGCCCGTCCAACCCACCAAGCGCGTCGTCCGTCGCGTCGTGAAGAAGGAGACTCCCAATGTCTGAGTACGAATTTGTCGATGAAGACGGCAATCCGATCGATCCGAGTGAACTGGGTGACGGGTACGAGATCGTCGACGACGTCGAGCCCGAGCAGGTCGAAGCGGTCGACTACCTCGACGAGATCCTCCTCGACCACGATGCCGATGATGAGGTCCCAGAGCTGGGACTCGACGGTGGCGAGCAGTCGGTCACGGTCGTCGCTGACGATGAACCGGAGACGGTCGAGATCGTCGAAGAGGTCGACGACGAGCCTGCACCGGCCGCTCCATCGCTGGACAAGGCTGTCGAACCGCAGGAGGACTCTCCCATCACGCTGAACCGGCGCGCCAAACTGATGCTGGTCGGTGGCGCTGCTGCGGCAGTCCTGCTGGTCGGCGGCGGCATCGCCTTCGCGCTCAACGGTGTCGGCAACCAGAACACAGCGGCAGACGTCAAGGCAGGAGCGTCGAGCAAGTACGCGCAGGCGAGTGAGAAGGTCGTCTCGAAGTCGTCCGAGGTGCGTGGCGAGGCGGCGTCCGTGGCCATTGATACTTGCCGGGTCGGAAAGCTCGGCGGCGGTGGCGGTCTCGGCGACGCGATGGCCGACGGCGGTGCAGAAGCGCCGAAGCTACGTCTCGACGTCATCAGCGCCTCCCCGCTACCCGGCTCGTTCATCGCCGCACGGACCAACGCAGACGGCAAGGCAGGCACACCGTCGCTGCTCCAGCTCACGAAGTCGGGTTGGGCGGCGTACACGACCGTCCCGCTGACCAAGGCCGAGACAAAGGCCGAGGTCTCGCGCCCCGGTTTCCACAAGGTCGACGTCACCGTCACCGATGACAAGATCGCCGTGACCAGCGACAAGGTCTGGGCCGGTGGGGACACCGGAGGCGCGGGGTCCTGCGAGCCGGGCGAACCCGGAGTCTACGCAGCGTCGGGCAAGGTTCCGGCCGATGCAGCGGGCCTGGTCGATGGACAGGCCAGCGTCGATGCGATCCAAGGCATCGCCGGTGAGCCGGATCGTGCGGTAGCGATCATGGGCAACTCGGTTGCCCTGGTTCGCCTGGTCGAGAACGTCGACGGAGGGGGTGATGCGGCGTCGAGTAGCAGCAAGCCGTCGAAGTAGTTCACCATCCGCCCCGTCTTCTGGTCGAGACACCAACCCAACATCGAAAGAAGGAAATATCATGAAGCGCAACATCATTCGCACCACCATCGTTGGCTCGATCGCAGGGGCGGGCCTGCTCCTCGGAGCCGGCCTCGCCTCGGCCGATACCGCCGAGCCGACGCTGGCCGATGGGACCTACACGCTCGACATCGCGGCACCGGTCAGCTTGGGCCTGCCCTCGACTGTCGGCTCGGTCCCGGCCACGGTCGAGGACGGCAAGCTCCTCGTCAACGGTGTGGCTGTACCGGCGACGCTCGACGCCATCGACAAGGACGGCGACGGCGCGGCGGACGGCGCGATCGTCATCGTGAACGGCTCCACTTGGGGTCAGCTCCGGTAGGGCCGCACAGTAGAACAAGACCCCCAACACCGTGTGGTGTTGGGGGTCTTGTGCGTTGCTCTATTCGTCGCCAAGTTCGGTGGCGGAGATCCCGTCTTGTAGAGCCACGGCCAGACGAAACACTTCTTCGGCGACCGTGCGCGGAGGAGGGACATAGCATCGCTCGGTAATGGCCACGGCCAGGATCGGGCAGCCACGACCATCTCCCCGCTCAAGTCGGGGGACGAGCTTGCCGAAGTTCGATGTGGTCGACGTTCCGAGTGGGTCGTCCGCCAGCTTTCTCATGCGTTCGTGCCACACGGTGTACTCGGTCGGTACGTTGACGGCCTTGACTTCGGCAATCAGGTCACGGACGAAGTGTCGCAAGGTGTCGCCGCTGCGCGTGAGGATGACGCCCATGTCGATGACGCCGCCCTCGTGCAGTGAGACATAGTTCCCGAAGTCGCGGTCGAGATTGCCGTCCTTCGGGTTCCATTCAACGTCGAGAACAGCACGGTCGAGCACGTTGTCGATCTTGTGCCCGCCGTATTCATTGCGGGTCTGAACAACCCTCTGACTCTCGTGGCTGGGCGCGGAGGTCCATGGGAAGATCGTCAGCTTGGTGATGAGATCCTGGTCGAATCGTGCCTCGCGCCATCCGCGAACGCGGAAACTTTCGTCGAGTTCCCTGGCGACGACGGTTTTGCTGCCGCCCGGTGTGGTGAGCTTGTCCACGGTGAGGTGAAATCCGTCGAGCACCTCGATCATGTCCGCGAATGCCTGCGGAGTGGTGATTTGCATGACCGCACTGGCATTGCGCGTCTCGCGTACGTCGTATCGGTCGAGCACGTCAGAGGGGAACGTCGTTGCCCATGAGTCGGTGAGCTGCATGGGTCTATCCTGCCGCACCCGCGTGTACGGGTGCGGCAGGATAGGTCAATTACTGCGCTTGGTGGTCGCCTTGCGTGGTGCTGCCTTCTTGGCCGGTTGCTTCTTCACCGCGACCTTCTTCACGGGTGCTGACTCGGCGGTGGCCTTCTTGGGCCGTCCCCGTCCACGCAGTGTGACTCCGCCTGCTTCGAGGAGGCTGCGCACGCGCTGGATCGAGTAGCCGGATTCATTGGCGAGCTGGTCGATTGATGCTCCGGCCTCGTACTCCTCGACGAGGATCCGGGCGAGGCGGTCCGAGAGCCAGGGGCTGAGCCGTTCGTTGGGCTCCAGACTTGGGAAGGTCTCGATGGCACCGCCAGCGTAGCCGCGGTGCGAACGGCCCTTGGGCTCAACCTCGGCGTCGGACTCGTTGCCCCAGGCTGTCCAGCCGGGACGGGCGTAGCGGGCGAACATCTCCAGATACGGTCCGGGCGAGCAGCTCTCGATGAGGTCGTATTGCTCGTCGGGCTTGCGGGAGTGCTCGCGCTTGCGGGTCTCGATCATGTTGACCGTCGAGCGCGCCGGGGCCAGCGTGCGCATCGATCCCTTGACGCCGAACAGGATCGGCTCGGTGACGTTGCGGAAGTAGAAGCCCACGCCGCGGCCGTCGGGCCCGCCGTCCTTGCGGCGTTTGGCCCAGATCACGTTGGACACGTAGCGGAATCCCCACGCCTGCAAGACATCTATTCCCTCTAGAAGCAGTGCGTTGGGCACCCAGAGGTAGAGGTGGGCGTTCTTGGCAGTGACGTCCCCAACGGGCAGTGCCTTGATCTCCTCGAGGTCCATCGTGCCGTAGCGGTCCAGGCGCCGATGCTCGGGTGCGACCTTGCCAGTGCGGTTGGCGAAGCGCCAGGGTGGATCTGCAAGAACCGTCTGGAACCCGCCGTCAATGGTTGGTAGCGGCGCGATGTCGGCGGTCTGTGGCAGTGTGTCGATGGTCGGCGTCATGGAAAAGATCCTATCAGCAAAAGATCTATTACCGGTATTGGATCTTTGTTCGTGTCGCCGGGAATCAGGCCGAGATGGAGTTCTTCCTGCGTGTGGGTTTGACGCACCGGGACCTGGACTCAGTTCCGTCGCCTACGAGCTGCTTGGCAGCCTTGCGGCTGAACGTCGTCGGGACCGGATCGCCCTGCTGGGCGCGATACTGCCGGTAGGTCCCACACGCGGACGAAGGATGAACTCCCGGACGGTGGACGCGTCGTCCGCTGCCACCGCGATTGCTGCGAGGTGTAACGGAACCTTTGGATTCCATTACAGGGCGAAATCGGTGTCGTTTCCCCACGTCGACATGTAACGAAACCGTGTAATATTAAGGCATGTCCAAGAACGTCGGCTACGCCCGCGTGAGCACGAAGAAGCAGACGACCGAGCAGCAGATCGCCGCGTTGGAGAAGTCGGGGTGCGCGCCGATCTTCGCCGAGAAGATGAGCGGCAAGCGCAACGACCGTCCGGAGCTGACCAAGGCATTGGCCGAGCTGGAGGCAGGTGACGTGCTGACGGTGTGGAAGATCGACCGGCTGGGCCGCGACGCCCTGCAGATGCTCTCGACGATCAAGGAGCTGAAGGAGCGGGGCATCGTGGTGCGGTCGCTGACCGAAGGGCTGGACTCGGGCACTGACACCGGGCAGATGGTGATCGGCATCCTGTCGCTGGTGGCCGAGTACGAGGTGTCGCTCAAGGCCGAGCGCGCCGAGGCCAAGCGAGCGCTGATCCGTAAGCGGGGCGGGAATCTGGGCGGTGCGCCCAAGAAGTTCGACGCCGAGCAGACTGCGGCGATCCGCCGGGCGCACGCCAGCGGCGAGACGGTGGCGGGGTTGGCCAGAGTGCACGGGGTATCGCGACCGACGATCTACCGGATGCTGGAGGGGCAGAAATGACGGCACTGGCGGCGCCCATCCACTACTACGGGTCGAAGGCGCGGATCGCTGAGCAGATAGTTGCTGCGATGCCTGAGCATCGCCGGTACGTCGAGCCGTTCGCGGGCGGACTGTCGGTCCTGCTGGCTAAGCCACGGTCGCGGCACGAAGTCGTCAACGACCTCGACGGCAACTTAATGGTGTTCTGGCGGGTGCTGCGGGACCAGCCCGAGGAATTGGCACGGGCGTGCGCGCTGACGCCGCACAGTCGCGAGGAAAGGGCGCTGGCACTCGACTTCGATGGTGAACTGCCTGACCTCGAACGGGCCCGTCGCGTGTGGTCAGCGCTGGTGCAGGGCAGGCACGGCACGTTGAAAGGTACTGGTTGGCGTTGGGACAAGAAGTCGGATGCGCATCCGATGCCGCGCCGTATGTCCGCGATGGTCGACCGGATGGATGCGGTGGCCACGCGGCTGCGAGGTGTGAGCCTGGAGAATCGCGACGCGCTGGAGGTTATCGCCGATTATGGGAATGACCCGGCGACCCTGCTGTACGTCGATCCGCCGTACCTGGCTCGCACACGTGTGAGCAATTACAAGAACGAGATGGGTTCGGTGTCCGCGCATCGTGAGCTGGCCACCGCGCTGGTCGGGTGCAGATCGACCGTCGTCATGTCGGGCTACGCGGACGACCTTTACGACGAGGTCTTCAGCGGGTGGCATCGGCTCGAAGTCGACGCTGTGACGACGCAAGGCGTGGGCAACTCCGACCGAGTCGAGGTGCTGTGGAGCAACCGCGAATTTCGTAACATTGAAGGTGATCTGGACTACAGAAGTAACGAAATAGACCG from Gordonia humi encodes:
- a CDS encoding type IV secretory system conjugative DNA transfer family protein, producing the protein MAKKTTRPVMDAPYAGLDSRNRPIDHKQPHLLVSGSTGTGKSRTCLGPNIIMWGTRPVVAVSSKADLAELTAAKRASRGPCYLMDLSGEVRDEEIGAQITRVASDPTGLVHSDDSALDLANLLLEVGSIGGGSGGSGGNDAFWKSLARRPLAAILRAAASYSDPDTEHDRPGGGIAWALEAADSLGESTDGGAEPDYDTPSWMTAARRCTVSGSKHGRALTAALEMDAAQRDSIRINIGVALGTWARDEVREPVAGQRPVPFHPSMLEQPGATLYVVSPLSGDAMPAATATLTSLVNHWRRRVGRIDTLLMVIDELPSTAYLPRLSNWVGEARGLGIRIVAAVQATSQFEERWGAVGLKVLRDLFPAALILPDTPEPELYDAALWMTPTTERVTASLDAAGNVSHARDKTATIERADLVPPEGHGRLLVRHRAGHLARLVDIAATNLLD
- a CDS encoding DUF3040 domain-containing protein, with the translated sequence MTSDRPIITRLHGEPVLPTTASDSVEPVSARHGALLGLAIAAGVLAGIALIVLGVVYGGPWRWAAGAATLALIALIVAPGFVKDKQDNNVEGEKK
- a CDS encoding BglII/BstYI family type II restriction endonuclease, translated to MQLTDSWATTFPSDVLDRYDVRETRNASAVMQITTPQAFADMIEVLDGFHLTVDKLTTPGGSKTVVARELDESFRVRGWREARFDQDLITKLTIFPWTSAPSHESQRVVQTRNEYGGHKIDNVLDRAVLDVEWNPKDGNLDRDFGNYVSLHEGGVIDMGVILTRSGDTLRHFVRDLIAEVKAVNVPTEYTVWHERMRKLADDPLGTSTTSNFGKLVPRLERGDGRGCPILAVAITERCYVPPPRTVAEEVFRLAVALQDGISATELGDE
- a CDS encoding MT-A70 family methyltransferase, with amino-acid sequence MTPTIDTLPQTADIAPLPTIDGGFQTVLADPPWRFANRTGKVAPEHRRLDRYGTMDLEEIKALPVGDVTAKNAHLYLWVPNALLLEGIDVLQAWGFRYVSNVIWAKRRKDGGPDGRGVGFYFRNVTEPILFGVKGSMRTLAPARSTVNMIETRKREHSRKPDEQYDLIESCSPGPYLEMFARYARPGWTAWGNESDAEVEPKGRSHRGYAGGAIETFPSLEPNERLSPWLSDRLARILVEEYEAGASIDQLANESGYSIQRVRSLLEAGGVTLRGRGRPKKATAESAPVKKVAVKKQPAKKAAPRKATTKRSN
- a CDS encoding recombinase family protein — protein: MSKNVGYARVSTKKQTTEQQIAALEKSGCAPIFAEKMSGKRNDRPELTKALAELEAGDVLTVWKIDRLGRDALQMLSTIKELKERGIVVRSLTEGLDSGTDTGQMVIGILSLVAEYEVSLKAERAEAKRALIRKRGGNLGGAPKKFDAEQTAAIRRAHASGETVAGLARVHGVSRPTIYRMLEGQK
- a CDS encoding DNA adenine methylase, with the translated sequence MTALAAPIHYYGSKARIAEQIVAAMPEHRRYVEPFAGGLSVLLAKPRSRHEVVNDLDGNLMVFWRVLRDQPEELARACALTPHSREERALALDFDGELPDLERARRVWSALVQGRHGTLKGTGWRWDKKSDAHPMPRRMSAMVDRMDAVATRLRGVSLENRDALEVIADYGNDPATLLYVDPPYLARTRVSNYKNEMGSVSAHRELATALVGCRSTVVMSGYADDLYDEVFSGWHRLEVDAVTTQGVGNSDRVEVLWSNREFRNIEGDLDYRSNEIDRCGRCNRVLPAATGRGRRAVYCSAACRVAAHRQRAKSRVEAVTVI